The following are encoded in a window of Sutcliffiella horikoshii genomic DNA:
- a CDS encoding DIP1984 family protein yields MKLAEALILRADYQKRVEQLKNRLLQNVRVQEGDEPNEDPKLLLKELTELLEKLRRLIQQINKTNLYTKFDKVESLADALASRDVIGQERKIYSELLDQASMKLERYSRAEIKYITTISVKEMQKHVNELSQKYRLYDVKIQELNWKTDLHSS; encoded by the coding sequence ATGAAATTAGCAGAGGCGTTAATACTACGGGCGGATTATCAAAAGCGCGTGGAGCAATTGAAAAATAGGTTGCTGCAAAATGTCAGGGTACAGGAAGGGGACGAACCGAATGAAGATCCGAAGCTGTTGTTGAAGGAATTAACGGAACTGTTGGAGAAGCTTAGACGTCTGATTCAGCAAATAAACAAGACCAACTTATATACGAAATTTGATAAGGTAGAGTCGCTTGCGGATGCATTGGCATCTAGAGACGTCATTGGCCAGGAACGCAAGATTTATAGCGAACTTCTTGACCAAGCATCCATGAAACTTGAGCGTTATTCGCGTGCAGAAATCAAATACATCACAACCATCAGTGTGAAAGAAATGCAAAAGCATGTTAATGAACTGTCACAGAAATATCGTTTATATGACGTGAAGATTCAGGAGCTTAATTGGAAAACTGATTTACATTCTTCATAA
- a CDS encoding quinone oxidoreductase family protein — MKAVIQNEFGDSDVLLYTDVEFPKIRENEVLIKTEYTSVNYADIKKRMGNKGKGELPLTLGLDVAGTIEEVSDDSSFSKGDRVIAFPKAGSYAEYVVANEQLVFKIPDGLSFKQAATAPTVSILAYILIHEIGQVKKTDTIVIHSAAGGVGSMLVQLAKLAGVKKIIGTVGNISKEGYVKNLGADVVCTYETFVEDVLKLTNNSGANVIFDSVAGEVTSKSLECLALYGTLVQFGNSSGKLGTFKTSDVHSSCRNIKGFSLGTTRKHDPARLAGVAEKVLELFASEKIVLPIARVFDLSEVAQAHKLIESRNYEGKILIKL; from the coding sequence GGATGTTGAATTCCCAAAGATTCGTGAAAATGAAGTTTTAATAAAAACAGAATATACGAGTGTAAATTATGCAGATATAAAAAAACGTATGGGGAATAAAGGGAAAGGTGAATTACCATTAACACTTGGCTTGGATGTTGCTGGGACAATTGAAGAAGTTTCTGATGATTCATCATTCTCAAAGGGTGACCGGGTAATAGCTTTTCCGAAAGCGGGTTCATATGCAGAGTATGTAGTTGCAAATGAACAATTGGTTTTTAAAATTCCAGATGGTCTCTCTTTTAAACAAGCTGCAACTGCACCAACCGTATCTATTTTAGCTTATATACTAATCCATGAAATTGGCCAAGTGAAAAAAACAGATACCATTGTAATACACAGTGCAGCAGGTGGGGTAGGGTCCATGTTAGTGCAACTCGCCAAGTTAGCTGGTGTGAAGAAAATTATCGGAACAGTTGGAAATATTAGTAAAGAAGGTTATGTGAAAAATCTAGGTGCAGATGTTGTGTGTACCTATGAAACATTTGTAGAGGATGTTTTAAAGTTAACCAATAATTCAGGTGCTAATGTTATATTTGACTCCGTTGCTGGAGAGGTTACAAGTAAAAGCTTAGAGTGTTTGGCCTTATATGGCACTCTTGTTCAATTTGGTAATAGCAGTGGCAAACTAGGAACCTTTAAAACAAGTGATGTTCACAGCAGTTGTAGAAATATCAAAGGGTTTAGCTTAGGTACAACGAGAAAACATGATCCTGCAAGATTAGCTGGTGTAGCAGAGAAAGTCTTAGAACTTTTTGCTTCAGAAAAGATTGTGCTCCCTATTGCCAGGGTGTTTGATTTAAGTGAGGTTGCACAAGCACATAAACTAATAGAGAGCCGCAACTATGAAGGGAAGATTTTGATTAAGTTATGA